One genomic segment of Pseudomonadota bacterium includes these proteins:
- a CDS encoding choice-of-anchor tandem repeat NxxGxxAF-containing protein, protein MNKPLLFSLVLWHGFASFELAFAAPAAVEIVRSGEMPPGGNGRYENFSSPTINLGGTLIFSARLFETENDNLDDSGIYRTFRPQTLGPLITTLQEVFREGESYFIGDTQYSLGDNYLTNFLLQDTPISSFVVPAVGQFNAMTIRLNVTDGNPNGNSLLAVEDDQGTWQLVAAAGDDVPAGNGTFREISNFAPEGISQNLGVSFGASLDGTPNGSDDNVALFRYFADGSLQEVVRKGTPSNAGILSLVGSIRPNSFGGFALIGVDDSGDAANDTAIFRVSPFSPALIRVVGEGDSAPTDDPDARVFSAVTEHRLNNNDSVGFAGRLRDPATGFSIQNGSGLYRANSGGVVTEVVREGQLIPDGSARYQRFASSSSGDVPRSPFNDLEQFAFVVRTNVEGGGGQSSGLFRASDSEVVQIALEGDPYEGGTFLGFRCDPALNNQGLVVFDVELNIGTEMGDEGEFIVTNQLLVLTNGEDFATIAREGEQIGSSTVREIFFNNNPRGPANGLNDHGAVSFEVQYEDGSRGIVLWRPELGWQSASEDGQWDDPANWFFNIPPNLNANVSIDTDTNSNVAGPAVDTTVNALSLGNGSGQVALNLSAGSVGTSEGTAIGANGTVTVSGNMTLTVAGPVENQGVIELGVNSGLTLEGPYSGSGSIIGADGVVVFQAGVSPGSD, encoded by the coding sequence ATGAATAAGCCGCTGCTTTTTTCGCTGGTGCTTTGGCATGGCTTCGCCAGTTTTGAATTGGCGTTTGCCGCCCCCGCGGCGGTCGAAATTGTCCGCAGCGGCGAGATGCCCCCCGGCGGAAACGGGCGCTACGAGAATTTCTCCAGCCCGACCATTAATCTCGGGGGCACGCTGATTTTCAGCGCCCGCTTATTTGAGACCGAGAACGATAACCTGGACGACAGCGGCATCTATCGAACCTTTCGACCGCAGACGTTGGGGCCACTCATCACAACGCTGCAGGAGGTGTTTCGTGAAGGTGAGAGCTACTTCATCGGCGATACGCAATATTCGCTAGGCGATAACTATCTGACCAATTTTCTTCTGCAGGACACGCCCATTTCGTCTTTTGTTGTGCCCGCAGTCGGACAGTTCAACGCCATGACGATTCGTCTGAACGTGACCGACGGCAACCCCAACGGCAACTCGCTTTTGGCGGTGGAGGACGACCAGGGCACATGGCAGCTGGTGGCGGCGGCCGGTGACGACGTGCCTGCCGGAAACGGAACCTTTCGGGAAATCAGCAACTTTGCCCCGGAAGGCATCTCCCAGAACCTCGGCGTCAGCTTCGGGGCGAGTTTGGACGGTACACCGAATGGCAGTGACGACAACGTGGCGCTGTTTCGTTACTTTGCTGACGGATCATTGCAGGAAGTGGTGCGCAAAGGGACGCCGTCCAATGCCGGCATCCTCTCACTGGTCGGGAGCATCAGGCCAAATTCGTTCGGTGGTTTTGCGTTGATTGGTGTGGACGACTCTGGCGATGCCGCTAACGACACCGCCATCTTTCGCGTCAGTCCGTTCTCGCCTGCCCTTATCCGGGTTGTCGGTGAAGGCGATAGCGCGCCGACCGATGACCCCGACGCCCGGGTCTTCTCCGCGGTCACGGAACACCGTCTTAACAACAACGACAGCGTCGGGTTTGCCGGCAGACTTCGGGATCCTGCAACCGGATTCTCTATCCAGAACGGCAGCGGCCTTTACCGCGCAAACAGCGGTGGAGTCGTGACCGAAGTCGTTCGAGAGGGGCAGCTGATTCCGGACGGCAGCGCTCGCTATCAGCGGTTTGCCAGCAGCTCCAGTGGCGATGTTCCCCGCTCGCCGTTTAACGATCTTGAACAGTTTGCTTTTGTCGTCCGCACCAACGTCGAGGGCGGCGGCGGGCAGTCTAGCGGCCTTTTTCGGGCGTCTGATAGCGAGGTTGTGCAGATTGCCCTGGAGGGAGATCCCTATGAAGGCGGAACATTTCTAGGATTTCGATGCGATCCAGCCCTAAACAACCAGGGGCTGGTTGTCTTTGACGTTGAGCTGAACATCGGTACGGAAATGGGCGACGAAGGCGAGTTTATTGTTACCAACCAGCTTCTGGTGCTGACCAACGGGGAGGACTTCGCCACGATTGCTCGTGAGGGAGAGCAGATCGGGTCCAGTACGGTCAGGGAGATCTTTTTCAACAACAACCCGCGCGGCCCGGCAAACGGGCTCAACGATCACGGAGCCGTGAGCTTTGAGGTTCAGTATGAGGACGGATCGCGAGGAATTGTCCTGTGGCGTCCTGAACTCGGCTGGCAGTCGGCGTCAGAAGACGGCCAGTGGGATGATCCGGCCAACTGGTTTTTCAACATCCCGCCGAATCTAAATGCCAACGTGTCCATCGATACGGACACCAACAGCAACGTGGCGGGGCCAGCCGTGGATACCACGGTGAACGCCCTCTCGCTGGGGAACGGGTCGGGTCAGGTCGCGCTAAATTTGAGCGCTGGCAGCGTCGGGACGAGCGAGGGGACCGCGATTGGCGCCAACGGCACAGTGACGGTGTCAGGCAATATGACCCTCACCGTTGCCGGGCCCGTTGAGAACCAGGGTGTCATCGAGCTGGGTGTAAATAGCGGCCTGACCCTTGAGGGTCCCTATTCCGGGTCCGGATCGATCATCGGCGCTGACGGTGTGGTGGTGTTTCAGGCAGGGGTTTCTCCCGGTTCTGACTAA
- the paaK gene encoding phenylacetate--CoA ligase PaaK has product MVRKAADPASLDPIETASVDELRALQLERLKTTIQHTWDNVAPFRAKCEAAGVSPSDLNQLEDLARFPFTVKDDLRQAYPFGLFAVPRSEVVRIHASSGTTGKPTVVGYTKDDISNWADLGARSIRAAGGQPGDMIHVAYGYGLFTGGLGAHYGAERLGGTVIPMSGGQTPKQVQLIEDFQPDVIMCTPSYMLNIADEFERQGMNPAGSSLKVGIFGAEPWGESMRQDIEKRCGLDAVDIYGLSEVMGPGVASECIETKDGAVIWEDHFYPEIIHPETGEVLPDGELGELVFTSLTKQALPIIRYRTRDLSRLLPGTARTMRRMERITGRSDDLMIIRGVNVFPSQIEEQVLRVRDLAPHYQIHLTRDGRMDSIAIHVERSASGRARNPEEITVHLGQAIKDYIGITAKIVVGEPGSVPRSEGKAQRVIDER; this is encoded by the coding sequence ATGGTGCGCAAAGCAGCCGACCCGGCATCTCTTGACCCGATCGAAACCGCGAGCGTCGACGAGCTTCGCGCGCTGCAGCTTGAGCGACTGAAGACCACGATCCAGCACACCTGGGACAACGTAGCGCCGTTTCGCGCCAAGTGTGAGGCGGCCGGCGTCTCGCCAAGCGACCTCAATCAGCTGGAAGATCTGGCGCGGTTTCCCTTCACCGTTAAAGACGATCTGCGTCAGGCTTATCCCTTTGGCCTGTTTGCCGTGCCCCGCAGCGAGGTGGTTCGTATCCACGCTTCCAGCGGCACAACGGGCAAGCCGACGGTTGTCGGCTATACGAAGGACGACATCAGCAACTGGGCTGATCTGGGTGCTCGCTCGATCCGGGCCGCCGGCGGACAGCCGGGTGACATGATCCACGTGGCCTATGGCTACGGCCTATTTACCGGCGGACTGGGCGCACACTACGGCGCGGAGCGCCTGGGCGGGACGGTCATCCCGATGTCCGGCGGGCAGACGCCGAAGCAGGTTCAGCTGATCGAAGACTTTCAGCCCGACGTCATCATGTGCACACCTTCCTACATGCTGAACATCGCGGACGAGTTTGAGCGCCAGGGCATGAATCCAGCCGGCTCGTCACTCAAGGTGGGCATCTTCGGCGCGGAGCCGTGGGGTGAATCGATGCGTCAGGACATCGAAAAACGGTGCGGCCTGGACGCGGTGGACATCTACGGGCTGTCGGAGGTGATGGGGCCTGGCGTCGCCAGCGAGTGCATCGAAACCAAAGATGGCGCCGTGATCTGGGAAGATCACTTTTATCCCGAGATCATTCATCCAGAAACCGGTGAGGTTCTGCCGGACGGCGAGCTCGGCGAGCTGGTGTTCACCTCGCTCACCAAACAGGCGTTGCCGATCATTCGCTATCGGACACGCGACCTGAGCCGGCTGCTGCCGGGCACCGCGCGCACGATGCGCCGGATGGAAAGGATCACCGGTCGCAGCGACGACCTGATGATCATCCGTGGCGTGAACGTCTTTCCCTCGCAGATTGAAGAGCAGGTCCTGAGGGTCCGGGATCTGGCTCCGCACTATCAGATCCATCTTACCCGCGACGGCCGCATGGACAGCATTGCCATTCACGTCGAACGTTCCGCTTCAGGCCGCGCCCGAAACCCGGAAGAGATCACCGTTCATCTAGGTCAAGCCATCAAAGACTACATCGGCATCACGGCCAAAATTGTCGTTGGCGAGCCTGGTTCGGTACCTCGTTCGGAGGGCAAAGCGCAGCGGGTCATCGACGAGCGCTAA
- a CDS encoding gamma-glutamyltransferase: MTRVGVAASSQLAADAGVEMATAGGNAVDAAVASSLVQVVTEPGVVSLGAAAYIVIWPPGGEPIMIDGAAEMPGREAEPAQFGSGGIDRVLPYGGGTPTKLGYGSVATPGAIAAYELAAARYGRLPWRVLVQPAIRAAREGFPMPRASVQYLSTTHEALFGWNPPAFEPLSNAEGQLLQAGETVTLPALAESLSVLAQNGARDFYEGEIAEKIASDMAAHGGLLGAADLAAYEATCVPALTVQLDDWHLATAAAPSLGGAALAAMLMMTNGAAHNTWTRDLASEIVRVQSAVMRYRQQNLDRSMELGRDIETLLETAKGNPGALASPSTVHVSSADSERLTCAITASAGYGSGVMPPGTGIWMNNSLGEAELTRHGFHALRPGARLPSNMAPTVGMGPDKVLAIGSPGADRITTAIFQTLINHVHLGMPIQDAINHPRLHVEWPDDQTPQVAWEPGLPLRDWDGPQRTFDHLDMFFGGAGAVTFASPDRFELAADVRRNGGTAVSD; this comes from the coding sequence GTGACGCGCGTTGGCGTTGCCGCAAGCTCTCAGCTGGCCGCTGACGCCGGGGTTGAGATGGCGACGGCCGGCGGCAACGCGGTCGATGCGGCCGTTGCGTCGAGTCTCGTGCAGGTGGTCACTGAGCCTGGCGTTGTCTCGCTCGGGGCGGCAGCCTACATCGTGATCTGGCCACCAGGGGGCGAGCCGATCATGATCGATGGGGCGGCCGAGATGCCCGGCCGGGAGGCTGAACCCGCACAATTTGGCAGCGGCGGCATCGATCGAGTATTGCCCTACGGCGGCGGCACCCCGACCAAACTCGGCTATGGTTCGGTTGCTACCCCTGGGGCCATCGCGGCTTACGAGCTTGCGGCGGCACGCTACGGCCGCTTGCCTTGGCGCGTTCTGGTGCAGCCGGCGATCCGGGCGGCTCGGGAGGGCTTTCCGATGCCGCGCGCATCGGTTCAGTACCTTTCGACCACGCACGAGGCGCTTTTCGGCTGGAACCCACCCGCATTCGAGCCCCTCAGCAACGCCGAGGGCCAGCTTCTGCAGGCGGGTGAGACGGTGACGCTACCGGCGTTGGCCGAGAGCCTGTCGGTACTTGCCCAAAACGGGGCACGAGACTTTTACGAGGGCGAAATCGCCGAGAAAATCGCCTCGGACATGGCGGCCCATGGTGGCCTGCTCGGCGCAGCAGACCTGGCTGCCTATGAGGCAACCTGTGTTCCTGCGCTGACGGTGCAGCTTGATGACTGGCACCTGGCGACGGCAGCGGCCCCCAGCCTTGGCGGCGCTGCGCTCGCGGCCATGCTCATGATGACAAACGGCGCTGCGCACAACACCTGGACCCGGGACCTGGCCTCCGAGATCGTTCGGGTGCAAAGCGCGGTGATGCGGTACCGCCAGCAAAACCTGGATCGTTCGATGGAGCTAGGTCGAGATATTGAGACGCTGCTGGAGACCGCCAAAGGCAATCCGGGAGCGCTGGCCTCACCCTCGACCGTTCACGTGTCCAGCGCTGACAGCGAACGGCTGACCTGCGCCATCACCGCCTCGGCAGGCTACGGGTCGGGCGTCATGCCGCCGGGCACTGGCATCTGGATGAACAACTCGCTGGGTGAAGCCGAGCTGACCCGGCACGGCTTTCACGCGCTGCGTCCAGGCGCCCGGCTTCCGTCCAACATGGCCCCGACAGTCGGGATGGGGCCCGACAAGGTCCTTGCGATTGGGTCGCCGGGCGCCGACCGCATCACAACGGCCATTTTTCAAACGCTGATCAACCACGTGCACCTGGGAATGCCAATCCAGGACGCCATCAATCACCCGAGGCTTCATGTGGAATGGCCTGACGATCAGACGCCACAGGTCGCCTGGGAGCCGGGTTTGCCGCTGAGGGACTGGGACGGGCCGCAGCGCACCTTCGATCACCTGGATATGTTTTTTGGCGGTGCGGGGGCAGTCACTTTTGCGAGCCCGGACCGCTTCGAGCTGGCTGCCGACGTTAGGCGTAACGGCGGTACCGCGGTCAGCGACTAG
- a CDS encoding P1 family peptidase, whose protein sequence is MKRAIVLLTIGIGLLTASGLSFTQGADSPPRARDLGIPFDGQPGPLNAITDVAGVSVGHETIMRGEGAWIAGEGPVRTGVTAILPFGDDPAAVAYAAYHALNGNGEMTGTIWIEESGTLAGPIMITNTHSVGVVRDAVTEWSLQKTGGLLAWSLPVVAETWDGPWPPYGGLNDINGFHVKKAHAFAALDGAKGGAVAEGNVGGGTGMICNEFKGGIGTSSRQFTVGAERYTLGVLVQCNYGRRDWLRIAGVPVGRKISGAEICYETAVPEGRTESLCGADGEGSSRPELGSIIVVVATDAPLLPHQLKRVAHRVTLGLGRLGSSASDSSGDIFIAFSTANKVSFDEKPSLVRTLANPGLTPAFVATVEATEEAVVNAMVAAETMVGADRYRVPRLPHEELIRVLRSHQLLEEASP, encoded by the coding sequence ATGAAACGTGCCATCGTGCTGCTGACGATTGGAATCGGCCTCCTTACCGCAAGCGGTCTCAGCTTCACCCAAGGCGCGGACAGCCCACCCAGAGCTCGAGATCTGGGCATTCCCTTTGACGGCCAGCCTGGGCCATTGAATGCGATCACCGACGTTGCGGGCGTCAGTGTAGGGCATGAGACGATCATGCGGGGCGAGGGAGCGTGGATAGCCGGCGAGGGACCAGTTCGAACCGGGGTGACAGCAATTTTGCCGTTTGGAGACGATCCCGCGGCCGTTGCCTACGCGGCCTATCACGCGCTCAACGGCAACGGCGAGATGACCGGTACGATCTGGATCGAGGAAAGCGGAACGCTTGCTGGGCCGATCATGATCACCAATACCCACAGCGTCGGCGTGGTCAGAGACGCGGTGACCGAGTGGTCGCTCCAAAAGACTGGCGGACTGCTGGCCTGGTCACTGCCGGTGGTTGCGGAAACCTGGGACGGCCCCTGGCCTCCCTACGGCGGTTTAAACGACATCAACGGCTTTCACGTGAAAAAGGCGCACGCCTTCGCGGCTCTCGACGGCGCCAAAGGTGGGGCTGTTGCTGAAGGCAACGTCGGTGGCGGCACCGGCATGATCTGCAATGAGTTCAAAGGGGGAATCGGTACTTCCTCTCGTCAGTTCACCGTCGGCGCAGAACGCTACACGCTTGGGGTGCTTGTGCAGTGCAACTACGGCCGACGAGACTGGCTACGAATCGCGGGGGTGCCCGTGGGTCGCAAGATCAGTGGCGCAGAGATCTGCTATGAAACGGCGGTACCGGAAGGCCGGACCGAATCACTCTGCGGTGCTGATGGAGAAGGATCCAGCCGACCCGAACTTGGGTCCATCATCGTTGTGGTGGCAACCGATGCGCCGCTCCTTCCGCACCAGCTGAAAAGAGTTGCCCACCGGGTCACGCTGGGACTGGGTCGACTGGGGAGCAGCGCCAGCGATTCCTCGGGCGACATCTTTATCGCGTTCTCCACTGCCAACAAAGTGTCCTTTGATGAAAAGCCGTCGCTGGTGCGGACCCTCGCCAATCCAGGTTTGACCCCAGCGTTTGTCGCAACCGTAGAAGCCACCGAGGAGGCGGTAGTCAACGCGATGGTGGCGGCCGAAACCATGGTAGGCGCTGACCGCTACCGTGTGCCTCGATTGCCTCACGAAGAGCTTATCCGGGTTCTCCGCAGCCATCAGCTGCTCGAGGAGGCGTCGCCGTGA
- a CDS encoding putative capsular polysaccharide synthesis family protein, producing MDVFVFQMGKVGSSAMTVALRERGLNAVQTHWLGKETLYESLEHSLLNVELEDEIAFRGEQEWLQNLRNTRTLLWYQKHRQRHGQRLKIITLGRDPLSWYWGHLAENFDLYGPCIQQWYQQTFQQAPQDMGGANQAFHQAMFECFGRIDVDVIDPAFPDGAVQQRVNGVSVRFLAEQMMKVRLPTVWFDLFFKPVLGIDIFQRPIRDGVARYKNDYAEVLLIRYEDLENALGTVREFLQLDELTLPVTNQTAAKELPFDLTGFAQEFEPDEKGRAALYRTPYCRHFGYRTR from the coding sequence ATGGACGTATTCGTTTTTCAGATGGGGAAGGTGGGGTCTTCAGCGATGACGGTGGCGCTACGCGAGCGCGGCCTGAACGCCGTTCAAACCCACTGGCTCGGTAAGGAAACCCTGTATGAGTCGCTGGAGCACTCGCTCCTGAACGTCGAACTGGAAGACGAGATTGCCTTCCGCGGCGAGCAGGAGTGGCTGCAGAACCTCCGGAACACCCGCACGCTGCTTTGGTATCAGAAACACCGCCAGCGCCATGGGCAGCGGCTCAAAATCATCACGCTAGGACGAGACCCGCTCAGCTGGTATTGGGGACATCTGGCTGAGAACTTTGACCTATACGGGCCTTGTATTCAGCAGTGGTATCAACAGACGTTTCAGCAGGCGCCCCAGGATATGGGCGGGGCTAATCAAGCCTTTCATCAGGCGATGTTCGAGTGTTTTGGGCGGATCGACGTCGACGTTATCGACCCCGCGTTTCCCGACGGAGCGGTACAGCAGCGGGTCAATGGTGTCTCGGTTCGCTTTCTTGCTGAGCAGATGATGAAGGTTCGCCTGCCGACCGTGTGGTTCGACCTGTTCTTTAAGCCCGTGCTCGGCATCGATATTTTTCAGCGCCCGATCCGCGACGGGGTCGCGCGCTACAAAAATGATTACGCGGAGGTGCTGCTGATCCGCTACGAAGATCTCGAGAATGCCTTGGGCACCGTGAGGGAATTCTTACAACTGGACGAGCTCACGTTGCCCGTCACCAACCAGACGGCGGCGAAAGAACTGCCGTTTGATCTTACGGGCTTCGCCCAAGAATTTGAGCCCGACGAGAAGGGAAGGGCGGCGCTCTACCGGACCCCGTATTGCCGACATTTCGGGTACCGGACTCGCTAG
- a CDS encoding GNAT family N-acetyltransferase, whose translation MRIESIETIERLFELELVWDELYEADPHAHVYLSSDFLCSVAIRVAGKFRILAAWSDDQRLVGLLPLIVTTRWSKPNGCLVNVFDMLGHVFDADYTGILCDPKCEAEVCRALADEVSGMPLSRILLNYFSGPASRLDAFAEAFDSQNFDRKANTHLINDGQTNNLICPYVELPDQFSDYLAALSANSRQKLRRLLRTLDSDPSLKVKKSRPETFTQDVTILSKLWYLKHAEQKGQKRARRLAELFKDVAMLGLANGMVYLAILWRDGKPIAAQANYIDWVKREALFHVAGRDDSVRDLSAGLMLQAHCIRWSIAHGLKRYDFTVGNEPYKYSLGGVDRHIVSAELTTHSGRNSTDKLDPSSRDDVLQLIQQLTANGRNVEASTAAKQAAATWPELAGDRDISPLLAD comes from the coding sequence ATGCGCATTGAGAGTATCGAAACGATCGAGCGGTTGTTCGAGCTAGAACTGGTCTGGGACGAACTCTACGAAGCCGATCCTCACGCTCACGTTTATCTTTCTTCCGATTTTCTCTGCTCCGTCGCCATACGAGTCGCCGGTAAATTTCGCATCCTGGCGGCCTGGTCGGACGACCAGCGCCTCGTCGGACTGCTGCCGCTGATTGTGACAACCCGCTGGAGCAAGCCAAACGGCTGTCTGGTCAACGTGTTCGATATGCTGGGACACGTCTTTGACGCCGATTACACCGGTATCTTGTGCGATCCGAAGTGTGAGGCCGAGGTATGTCGCGCGTTGGCCGACGAGGTCTCAGGGATGCCTCTTTCGCGGATTCTCCTCAATTATTTCAGTGGGCCGGCCAGTCGGCTGGATGCCTTTGCTGAGGCCTTTGACTCGCAGAACTTCGACCGAAAGGCCAACACGCACCTGATCAACGATGGTCAGACCAACAACCTGATCTGCCCGTATGTCGAGCTTCCAGACCAGTTTTCAGATTACCTCGCGGCCCTAAGCGCCAACTCAAGACAAAAGCTGCGGCGCCTGCTTCGAACGCTCGACAGCGACCCAAGCCTGAAGGTAAAGAAGTCTCGGCCCGAGACCTTCACGCAGGATGTCACGATCCTGTCCAAGCTCTGGTACCTCAAGCACGCTGAGCAGAAAGGACAGAAGCGCGCCAGGCGCCTCGCCGAGCTGTTCAAAGATGTTGCCATGCTTGGCCTCGCAAATGGGATGGTCTACCTGGCTATTCTCTGGCGCGACGGCAAGCCGATCGCAGCGCAGGCCAACTACATCGACTGGGTGAAGCGCGAGGCACTGTTCCACGTCGCGGGCCGCGATGACTCCGTTCGCGACCTGTCCGCTGGCCTCATGCTTCAGGCGCACTGTATTCGCTGGTCCATTGCCCATGGGCTGAAGCGCTACGATTTCACCGTCGGCAATGAGCCCTACAAGTACAGCCTGGGTGGTGTTGACCGCCATATCGTGTCCGCCGAGTTAACGACTCACTCCGGAAGGAACAGCACCGACAAGCTCGATCCAAGCAGCCGTGACGACGTGTTGCAGCTCATCCAGCAACTAACCGCAAACGGTCGCAACGTAGAGGCCAGCACGGCAGCCAAACAGGCCGCCGCGACATGGCCGGAACTTGCCGGGGATCGTGATATCAGCCCACTCCTTGCCGATTGA
- a CDS encoding TonB-dependent receptor: MGTIRSLSSSGLLLLGTSIAAAQTNDSENTEQLEEIVVRSSPLRTAISEAVLGTTVVERQELLRDMNSTIGETLATRPGVSSTFFGPGASRPIIRGLGGDRIRILTNDISSFDVSTASNDHLVATEMANAERVEILRGASTLRYGQNAIGGVVNVFDRRIPRSLASDEYNLEINAGYSSVDDGYTVGGAADVNLSDNWVLHVDVNDRDAEEYEIPGFANEEAEEEGVKGIVENSQSEATSGTAGLSWIGDKGYIGFAFGVQEGRYGLPGGKKEEEEEEDEGLGILVKTGDDEEEGPISIDFEQVRFDLDSEYNFDSGLVRLAKFRFGLSDYEHTEFAGDEPETLFTNDEWELRAESFFNEYAMGNGTVTGTVGLNIADREFEAAGDEAFVPLNEQFRWGIFGLGRYTQNAFIGEASLRVDSQKNETSNLSFAGGRFSDTRTTFSAAFTGIYELSETTNIGVNLARSERAPTAEELFSNGFHPATNTVEIGDVNLDDEVAYSLEFSFKRNLGDLSFGANVYFTDYSDFIFLNATGDFFEEGDPFPADEGFPVFAYQQADAELYGFEVEADYLAMDTDTVALSFDGQIDLARGETTQDTAFGGIDNVRDEFTPLGSAAGTVPAGDLPFFPPVRLLAGMNLDYRPLNSRLRLEVQHVDDQDRVGQVPDGSEVDIAGTIPTDSYTFLNAYLSVQVSPNISLSLRARNLTDEFARSATSFLAQSAPLPGRDIRFGINWRF; encoded by the coding sequence ATGGGCACGATTCGTAGTCTGTCGTCTTCCGGTTTGTTGTTGCTGGGCACCTCGATCGCGGCAGCACAAACCAACGATTCTGAAAACACCGAGCAACTCGAAGAAATTGTCGTCCGCTCCTCACCGCTGCGGACCGCGATCTCCGAGGCTGTGCTGGGCACGACTGTCGTCGAACGCCAAGAGCTGCTGCGCGACATGAACAGCACCATCGGCGAGACGCTGGCAACTCGGCCCGGCGTGAGCTCCACCTTTTTTGGACCCGGCGCCTCTCGCCCGATCATTCGCGGCTTGGGTGGCGATCGTATTCGAATCCTGACCAACGACATCTCTTCGTTCGACGTTTCGACCGCCAGTAATGACCACCTGGTTGCCACCGAAATGGCCAATGCGGAGCGAGTCGAGATCCTTCGAGGCGCCTCAACACTGCGTTACGGACAGAATGCGATCGGCGGCGTCGTAAACGTCTTTGACCGGCGTATTCCGCGCAGTCTCGCATCGGATGAATACAACCTGGAAATCAACGCCGGCTATTCCAGCGTCGACGATGGTTATACGGTTGGTGGCGCGGCCGACGTCAACCTCAGCGACAACTGGGTACTGCACGTCGACGTCAACGACCGGGACGCGGAAGAGTACGAAATTCCGGGCTTTGCCAATGAAGAGGCCGAGGAAGAAGGCGTCAAGGGCATTGTAGAAAACAGCCAATCAGAAGCGACCTCTGGAACCGCCGGCCTCTCCTGGATCGGCGACAAGGGGTACATCGGATTCGCCTTTGGCGTTCAGGAAGGTCGTTACGGTCTGCCTGGCGGCAAGAAGGAGGAAGAAGAGGAAGAGGACGAGGGCTTGGGCATATTAGTCAAGACCGGCGACGACGAAGAAGAAGGCCCGATCAGCATCGATTTCGAGCAGGTTCGCTTCGACCTCGACAGTGAATACAACTTCGACAGTGGCCTCGTCCGGCTCGCGAAGTTTCGCTTCGGCCTGTCTGACTACGAGCACACCGAGTTCGCAGGCGACGAGCCCGAGACGCTTTTCACCAATGACGAGTGGGAGCTTCGCGCTGAGAGCTTCTTCAACGAGTACGCCATGGGAAATGGCACGGTCACCGGCACGGTGGGCTTGAACATCGCAGATCGCGAATTCGAAGCAGCAGGGGACGAGGCATTCGTGCCGCTCAATGAGCAGTTCCGCTGGGGTATCTTCGGTCTTGGACGCTATACCCAAAACGCCTTCATCGGCGAGGCGAGCCTCCGAGTCGACAGCCAGAAGAACGAAACGAGCAACCTCAGCTTTGCTGGCGGTCGCTTCAGTGACACCCGCACCACGTTCTCGGCCGCGTTCACCGGTATCTATGAGCTCTCCGAGACGACCAATATTGGCGTTAACCTCGCTCGGTCCGAGCGGGCGCCTACCGCTGAAGAATTGTTCTCAAACGGTTTCCACCCCGCGACGAATACGGTCGAAATCGGCGACGTGAATCTAGATGACGAAGTGGCTTACTCGCTGGAGTTTTCGTTTAAGCGGAACCTTGGCGACCTGAGCTTCGGCGCAAACGTCTATTTCACTGACTACAGCGATTTCATCTTCCTCAATGCCACGGGTGACTTCTTCGAAGAAGGCGACCCCTTCCCCGCTGACGAAGGCTTTCCGGTTTTTGCTTACCAGCAGGCGGATGCAGAGCTTTACGGTTTCGAGGTTGAGGCGGACTATCTGGCGATGGATACCGACACCGTTGCGCTTTCCTTCGATGGCCAGATCGACCTCGCCCGCGGCGAAACAACCCAGGACACGGCCTTTGGCGGAATCGACAACGTGCGCGACGAGTTCACGCCGCTGGGTAGCGCTGCCGGTACCGTTCCGGCTGGCGACCTGCCGTTTTTCCCGCCGGTCCGACTTCTGGCCGGCATGAATCTTGACTACCGTCCGCTCAACTCGCGGCTCCGCCTTGAGGTGCAGCACGTTGATGACCAGGACCGCGTAGGCCAGGTGCCGGACGGCAGCGAAGTGGATATCGCGGGAACCATTCCCACGGATAGCTACACGTTCCTGAACGCCTATCTGAGCGTACAGGTTTCGCCCAATATCTCGCTGTCTCTGCGAGCGCGAAACTTGACCGACGAATTTGCTCGTTCAGCGACGTCCTTCTTGGCCCAGTCAGCGCCGCTGCCGGGTCGGGATATTCGCTTTGGCATCAACTGGCGCTTCTAA